In one Plasmodium falciparum 3D7 genome assembly, chromosome: 14 genomic region, the following are encoded:
- a CDS encoding GTP-binding protein, putative, whose protein sequence is MNKLFFLCFLVIIIYSLSIYYCNDNILENANNDDSTKDINNINKNSSNKSKSEKTSNYNNDQYNIDDAYNEDEENDEEEGDDDENDHFEVPINCSGGNCFDSMDDINKIIDNKKKKMKYRRRRGKAIQIIKPNVNHTELIIIEENLEIFKRIDKPIAIVSVLGDMHTGKSFLLNLLNEHVIPDINKSNKYIENGFKVGNDITASTYGIWIWSEPIRINVKKLKKIYEYINENFTNFIKSYEYEKDEYNEEIIDLLNLYKTDDWISNVEELNLSDTDEVNLILMDTQGLNSPNVNKRYDEILYALTNLISTDIIFLTMKMINNKDLEFIENITKDANLFMLRAYTRSSGSTFSIKKNNFHKILDTLNNNLENNSLILESIASKNLMWVVHDFSQRLDVRKGKLWLDILLNSDRRDLDIKYWKKIISNKSKDKHDAYTTKKQKIAYLTYNENSSSGLLPNNNNNNNNSNDSSSNYKLNILYKNIDCVLLRNMYHNKEFDFTKANINDLNEEYKNDVLLLRYKIYLRALLFPKKMYSDVQINNIINKIRKEQKLREEQEKNKDNKKNDTNNQTNDLNSNKDETSGSQVTNRFMSGHDVYDFITFLVKSANQNLFTNVNQFFKHFKINRAEISRNDLIFLYKKYLLQFMENEDVEFISNLNDENDDLFLQKEGNNTSVNHDENSDADSLFNDHDENMQLKEHNIKDGEDNTHQKKDSYKLPPLLNEIKKYEELIREQILNIWYKYTESDFHDEEEKELIKDIENNLYERLDQIKIEMLELGEMNIRKFCKIACEDALQIVVEDIKMKSDQYPIKQKDLTTFFESVSYNLIKYLEKKLSKNSDKLDLIYYKDNICSPLINNTFQEFYFLKKKNITLNENRLKSYFSNAVEKGKEVFEVLAENTENITEYFKNKNMFYTVLDKWTSEAINTYTLTLSDFAKEEKEINDEYLNVLNNDIKLLKQKAMEKWHNHCRDKTSALYNMHKSNLKKNFLENFNFPLDELVLQDIFLNLKGQEELKYMDIYCANEDSWNSEYKNFLKLTDEIFQFIKDENLKAIQITCQQPLDELKNGIKGEIHKYYLWSSLKSTLYNRALIVLSSNIENIYIKNQRENKIQSNLDEKYNNKNKNYKRISKDLMSKVINRWLNNDIYNVYYPIIRKQFLHRIVCYLGIAILIFIISLVVYFKKFHASFLFLIILALFMVFGYQQISIYGKTFFRHVVFYMYEGIANVFGTEGAIIVSILFISVTAIYVYNYHIVKFKKRVAKNTKKLLQSQNIMNMSGQNPYNDYNPSSKMRIFKPNFWRFQDYDKDPKYHAPNIPHDYKMHNDSSQYMDLKNRSNRPNEMDDYTSFNNSSKFQRRSYLD, encoded by the coding sequence atgaataaactattttttttatgtttccttgtgataattatatattcattaagtatttattattgtaatGATAACATTTTAGAAAATGCAAATAATGACGATTCtacaaaagatataaataatattaataaaaattcatcGAATAAATCAAAGAGCGAGAAAACAAGTAACTACAATAATgatcaatataatatagacGACGCATATAACGAAGACGAAGAgaatgatgaagaagaaggagatgatgatgaaaatgatcaTTTCGAAGTCCCAATAAATTGTAGCGGTGGTAATTGCTTTGATTCTAtggatgatataaataaaataatagataataaaaaaaagaaaatgaaatatcGAAGAAGGAGAGGGAAAGCtatacaaattataaaacCAAATGTAAATCATACggaattaattataatagaagaaaatttagaaatatttaaaagaatagATAAACCTATTGCTATTGTTTCAGTATTAGGTGATATGCATACAGGGAAATCTTTTTtacttaatttattaaatgaacaTGTGATACcagatattaataaaagtaacaaatatattgaaaatggGTTCAAAGTAGGTAATGATATTACTGCTAGTACTTATGGTATATGGATATGGTCTGAACCTATAAGAATTAATGttaagaaattaaaaaagatatatgaatatattaatgaaaactttacaaattttataaaaagttatgaatatgaaaaagatgaatataatgaagaaattattgatttattaaatttatataaaacagaTGATTGGATTTCAAATGTCGAAGAATTAAATTTATCTGATACAGATGAAGtcaatttaattttaatggATACACAAGGTTTAAATAGTCCAAACGTAAATAAAAGATatgatgaaatattatatgccCTAACCAATTTAATATCTAcagatattatatttttaacgaTGAAAATGATTAACAATAAAGATTTAGAATTTATAGAAAACATAACTAAAGATGCTAACTTATTTATGTTAAGAGCATATACTAGATCGAGTGGTTCTACTTtttctattaaaaaaaataattttcataaaattttaGATAcacttaataataatttagaaaataattctttaatattaGAAAGTATTGCTTCTAAAAACTTAATGTGGGTTGTACATGATTTCAGTCAACGTCTTGATGTCAGAAAAGGCAAATTATGGttagatattttattaaattcggATAGAAGAGATTTAGATATTAAATattggaaaaaaataatttctaATAAAAGTAAAGATAAACATGATGCatatacaacaaaaaaacaaaaaatcgcttatttaacatataatGAGAATTCTAGTTCTGGTCTTTTAccaaataacaataataataataataatagtaatgatTCGTCAtctaattataaattaaatatattatataaaaatatcgaTTGTGTTTTATTAAGAAATATGTATCACAATAAAGAATTTGATTTTACTAAAGCTAATATTAACGATttaaatgaagaatataaaaatgatgtttTGTTAttaagatataaaatatatctaaGAGCTTTGTTATTTCccaaaaaaatgtattctGATGttcaaattaataatattataaataaaattagaaaagaacaaaaattaaGAGaggaacaagaaaaaaataaagataataagaAGAATGATACCAATAATCAGACAAATGACTTAAATAGTAATAAAGACGAAACATCAGGGTCACAAGTAACTAATCGATTTATGTCTGGTCATGATGTATATGATTTTATTACCTTTTTAGTAAAGTCTGCAAATCAAAACTTATTTACAAATGTGAATCAgttttttaaacattttaaaattaatagagCAGAAATAAGTAGAaatgatttaatatttttatataaaaaatatttattacaatttATGGAAAATGAAGATGTTGAATTTATTAGTAATTtgaatgatgaaaatgatgatttatttttacaaaaagaAGGAAATAATACGTCAGTAAATCATGATGAAAACTCAGATGCAgattcattatttaatgatCATGATGAGAATATGCAATTAAAAGAACATAACATAAAAGATGGAGAAGATAATACACACCAGAAAAAAGATAGTTATAAATTACCAccattattaaatgaaataaaaaaatatgaagaattaaTAAGAGAACAAATTTTGAATATATGGTATAAATATACAGAAAGTGATTTtcatgatgaagaagaaaaagaattaattaaagatattgaaaataatttatatgaaagattagatcaaataaaaatagaaatgtTAGAATTAGGTGAAATGAATATCAgaaaattttgtaaaatcGCATGTGAAGATGCATTACAAATTGTTGTTGAAgatattaaaatgaaaagtGATCAATATccaataaaacaaaaagatCTTACCACATTTTTTGAATCAGTtagttataatttaattaaatatttagagAAAAAATTATCGAAAAATTCAGATAAATTagatttaatttattataaggataatatatgtagtcctttaattaataatacatttcaagaattttattttttaaaaaaaaaaaatattacctTAAATGAAAATAGATTAAAGTCCTATTTTTCCAATGCTGTAGAAAAAGGTAAAGAAGTTTTTGAAGTGTTAGCTGAAAATACAGAAAATATAActgaatattttaaaaataagaatatgtTTTATACCGTATTGGATAAATGGACTTCTGAAgcaattaatacatatacattaaCATTATCTGATTTTgctaaagaagaaaaagagattaatgatgaatatttaaatgtcttaaataatgatataaaattattaaaacaaaaagcTATGGAAAAATGGCATAATCATTGTAGAGATAAGACAAGtgctttatataatatgcataaaagtaatttaaaaaagaatttcttagaaaattttaattttccaTTAGATGAATTAGTATTAcaagatatttttttaaatttaaaaggtCAAGAGGAATTGaaatatatggatatatattgTGCAAATGAAGATTCATGGAATAGTGAATATAAGaactttttaaaattaacaGATGAAATATTTCAATTTATTAAGgatgaaaatttaaaagCAATACAAATAACATGTCAGCAACCATtagatgaattaaaaaatggaataaaaggagaaatacataaatattatttatggaGTTCTTTAAAAagtacattatataatagaGCATTAATAGTACTTTCAAgtaatattgaaaatatttatataaaaaatcaaagagaaaataaaattcaatCAAATTtagatgaaaaatataataataaaaataaaaattataaaaggaTATCAAAAGATTTAATGAGTAAAGTAATTAATAGATggttaaataatgatatctataatgtatattatcCTATTATTAGAAAACAATTTCTACATAGAATTGTATGTTATCTAGGTATAgctattttaatatttattatatcattagtTGTATATTTCAAGAAATTCCATGCAAGCTTCCTTTTCTTAATTATATTAGCATTATTTATGGTATTTGGATATCAACAAATATCCATATATGGAAAAACATTCTTTAGACATGtagtattttatatgtatgaagGAATAGCTAATGTTTTTGGAACAGAAGGAGCTATTATCGTttcaatattattcatatctgTAACAgccatatatgtatataattatcatattgTCAAATTTAAAAAGAGAGTTGCAAAAAATACCAAAAAGTTATTACAATctcaaaatattatgaacatgTCTGGTCAAAACCCATACAATGATTATAATCCTTCATCCAAAATGAGAATTTTTAAACCAAACTTTTGGAGATTTCAAGATTATGATAAAGACCCTAAATACCATGCACCTAATATCCCTCATGATTATAAAATGCATAATGATTCATCTCAATATATGGACCTTAAAAATAGATCAAATCGACCCAACGAAATGGATGATTATACCTCATTTAACAATTCAAGTAAATTTCAGAGAAGATCATATTTGGATTAA